GCACCTTTACGCAGTATCAAACGAAATGtaaattacattgtaataaaaacctTATTAATTCTTCataagatacattttattaacttacACTTACATATCACGCACTACTTAAAAAAACACGTAAAAATTATGGTTGATTGTCTCTAGCCAATACTACTAAGATcattggtaaaaaatattttattattgaatattatattattgtttatggaCTATATTGTATGAAAAATGATTATCGAATATCATGggttataaaaaatcttataaatgtATGAATCAAAGtatctaaacatttatttcagatattaaaatatgcttTGTGTAATGCATAAACCGCTCCCTATATGATGGGAGTATTTCATAGGCTAGTATcattatacacacacatatacacataaACAATATACATGTATTTCTCCCACACATTATCAGCACTTTAAAGTGTtaccattttaataaaattgttaggtattctattattaaaatccatctagattttcaatttcattgtTCTAAGTACCTAACCCcactgttttgttataaaatgtcaaCTCATACTGGGTGTTCGATACcacaatactttaaaaatataatcaggAAGACGTCAACTCACTCAACCAGGATAACTTGAAACTACGGTCAATCCATCggtttctatgtatgtatagttgTTGTAAAATTGTGTACTTTTTCTATGACAGTCTTTCAGTTTTTGGATACTAATACATACCTATTACATTGAGGATTAGCTTTTTTATGTCCACTAGGTGGCGTTAGTGAAGTTTTTGGTCTTTGCAGCtgtaaaaagttaatttgatGTCTTGATGCTAGTAGTCTTTTAGTTAGGAGACCTTAGGCCACACTAACGCCTCTTGTGGGAAACTCAAGCGCCATAGCCTCTAATAATGATATTATCGATTAGAGTTAAATATTTCCATTAATCATTACGAAACTTGAATAACTTATCCCTAAGTACGGTCTGCAGATTCATGAGATGGTAAAATCGTCGATAACTTTTAATTCTTTGTATGGGTACAGCACCGCTGAATCTGTTGTTTGTTCACTCTCACTCTCAGCTCGTAAACATGCTGATCCGTCATCTGCAAATAACAGTACATTAAGTTAATAGCTgcataaaatacaatttcttaTTTGTTATGTAACAAAACAGTCAATGCAAATAGttaatgattattaaataaaaactcacCTCCATATACAATTATTGGTTTGTTCAACTTTGTCACTGTTACCTGCAAGAAGAAAATTATCTTATAGAAATAAgcaaaattacaaattatcGCCTCAATTCTACAATATAAATAGAATGTGAAGCTTAAATCttgagaacagctgaaccgattttgtgtaatcttttttttcttggttttttttttgttaggagTAGGTTCTGacataagaaacaaaacaaaaatgcacAGAACTCAAGCCGAAATTTAAAATTCACAGAGTCGGCTAGTAATACATAAACATGTGCTAATTTTTAGCCCAATAACTTACCAGaagctaaatataaaaaagaaaactgagCAAAAACTTACAGGAGACAGCACAATCTCTCGATATTTCTTGAGATACAGCTTCAGAGGCTCTACATAGTTATCAAAGCCCAGTGCATTCATCGCAAACAAGACATCTTCTCCGTTAATCGTCTTCCTCTTCTCAACTTGACAACGATCACTGGCTTCACTCGTGACAAATGAGATGAACTCAGATATGCATTCCTGGACACACTCCCTTGCATCTTTGGCAATCTGAAAAGGGTATAATATCTAGTTAAGATTTAtagtttaaatcaaaataactcTTACATTAATCTTAAAATTGGAAAGTGTCATATTTTCAGAAGATTCTATTACTTAAACTCAGCTAACAAAACttatattttcaaagatatttctgaatattttgttgttacttACTTTCCCATTATCAGGAATAGCTCTCTTCATGATTTTAGCAATGTTTGCAATAGGCAGGAACCTATCCTGTTCCCGCAACG
This Spodoptera frugiperda isolate SF20-4 chromosome 20, AGI-APGP_CSIRO_Sfru_2.0, whole genome shotgun sequence DNA region includes the following protein-coding sequences:
- the LOC118282368 gene encoding uncharacterized protein LOC118282368 isoform X2 codes for the protein MENDEIDEENNSDSGSKNAPLREQDRFLPIANIAKIMKRAIPDNGKIAKDARECVQECISEFISFVTSEASDRCQVEKRKTINGEDVLFAMNALGFDNYVEPLKLYLKKYREIVLSPVTVTKLNKPIIVYGDDGSACLRAESESEQTTDSAVLYPYKELKVIDDFTIS
- the LOC118282368 gene encoding uncharacterized protein LOC118282368 isoform X1, whose protein sequence is MENDEIGNDLVRLDNGYLVDEENNIRCEYVVNSDDVLDEENNSDSGSKNAPLREQDRFLPIANIAKIMKRAIPDNGKIAKDARECVQECISEFISFVTSEASDRCQVEKRKTINGEDVLFAMNALGFDNYVEPLKLYLKKYREIVLSPVTVTKLNKPIIVYGDDGSACLRAESESEQTTDSAVLYPYKELKVIDDFTIS